The Lycium barbarum isolate Lr01 chromosome 12, ASM1917538v2, whole genome shotgun sequence genome includes a region encoding these proteins:
- the LOC132623509 gene encoding uncharacterized protein LOC132623509 isoform X1 — protein sequence MNSTMCLERAKKKRPRDNKGPWKKRSIFFELPYWAHNKLRHNLDVMHIEKNICDSLLGTLLEIDGKSKDHVNSRYDLQEMGIRKELQPIEDNDGNVSLAQACFSMKPEQKRLFCTVLKNAKLPKGCASNISHRVQVKEMKISGYKSHDAHFIMHYLLQVAVRKVLPKNVSLTLIRLGNFFRAICSKVIRRRDLEKLDSKIVEIICDLERICHPTFFDIMPHLPIHLVNEIKLGGPTHLRWMYPNERHLCKLKTFVRNRSCAEASIAEGFLAEECLTFCSRYLRDGVKTRFSRYQTEDDECVQNLSPIFPKIGHPIGIEQKKDSTFMMDPQLRYEAHRYALFNTGDEQVEKFIEEHKNLMSNHTRSNAWAKARNHSREFSNWFEEKVKNVEVPDYLIWLSRMPNVVGKRYTAYFINGYQFHTKSRDAPRKTQNSGVTLAATTNSFASSRDQNPIDGEVIYYGVIQDIIDLDYYGHFSVVLFRCDWFHNEVDEYGLTRVHFNKLCSKDDPFVLASQVHQVFYVADPVEKDVYYARNKVPVDLYDLEKEDCPNIGDTFWRELNDDIGPSTRLDDGDIRWSREDVPADVVDIPSNAQHSEDTIMETSEEEDEFDDTDWDWMEEND from the exons ATGAATTCAACAATGTGTTTggaaagggcaaaaaaaaaaaggcctagAGATAATAAGGGTCCGTGGAAAAAAAGATCTATTTTCTTTGAATTGCCATATTGGGCACATAACAAATTGAGGCACAATCTTGATGTGATGCACATAGAAAAGAATATATGTGACAGTTTGCTTGGGACTTTACTGGAGATAGATGGAAAGTCAAAGGATCATGTAAATTCTCGCTATGACTTACAGGAAATGGGGATACGAAAGGAGCTACAACCAATAGAGGATAATGATGGAAATGTAAGTTTGGCTCAAGCTTGTTTCTCCATGAAGCCCGAACAGAAAAGGTTGTTTTGCACCGTCTTGAAAAATGCCAAATTACCAAAAGGATGTGCTTCTAATATATCACATCGTGTGCAGGTGAAGGAGATGAAAATATCGGGGTACAAGAGTCATGATGCTCATTTTATAATGCATTACCTGCTCCAGGTTGCCGTTAGAAAAGTGCTGCCCAAGAATGTTTCATTAACCTTGATTAGATTGGGCAATTTCTTTAGAGCCATATGTAGTAAGGTTATAAGAAGAAGAGATCTTGAGAAACTGGATTCTAAAATTGTTGAAATAATATGTGACCTCGAAAGGATTTGTCATCCAACATTTTTTGATATAATGCCACATTTACCTATTCATTTAGTGAATGAAATTAAGCTTGGGGGTCCGACTCATCTTCGCTGGATGTATCCCAATGAGAGGCACCTTTGTAAGTTGAAGACGTTCGTTCGTAATCGGTCTTGTGCAGAAGCATCAATAGCAGAGGGTTTTTTGGCTGAAGAGTGCTTGACCTTTTGTTCAAGATACCTACGCGATGGTGTGAAGACAAGATTCAGTAGGTACCAGACCGAGGATGATGAATGTGTTCAGAATTTGTCACCTATATTCCCTAAGATAGGTCATCCAATTGGAATTGAGCAGAAAAAGGATTCGACTTTTATGATGGATCCACAGTTACGTTATGAGGCACATCGGTATGCTTTATTCAACACCGGAGATGAACAAGTTGAAAAGTTTATCGA GGAACATAAGAATTTGATGAGTAATCATACTAGATCAAATGCATGGGCAAAAGCAAGGAATCATAGTCGGGAATTTAGCAATTGGTTTGAAGAGAAAGTTAAAAATGTTGAAGTACCCGATTATCTAATATGGCTGTCTAGAATGCCTAATGTGGTGGGCAAGAGATACACTGCATATTTCATTAATGGATACCAATTTCATACAAAAAGTCGGGACGCCCCACGAAAGACTCAAAATAGTGGAGTGACTCTAGCAGCAACAACAAATAGTTTTGCTAGTTCTAGGGACCAAAATCCCATAGATGGCGAGGTTATTTATTATGGAGTTATTCAAGATATCATTGATCTTGATTATTATGGCCATTTTAGTGTTGTACTGTTTAGATGTGATTGGTTTCATAATGAAGTAGATGAATATGGGTTAACTCGGGTACACTTCAATAAGTTATGCAGTAAAGATGATCCTTTTGTGTTGGCATCACAAGTTCATCAAGTTTTTTATGTGGCGGATCCAGTTGAGAAAGATGTTTATTATGCAAGGAATAAAGTCCCTGTTGATTTGTATGATCTAGAGAAAGAGGATTGTCCTAATATAGGAGACACATTTTGGAGGGAGCTTAATGATGACATTGGTCCATCAACTAGATTAGATGACGGTGACATTAGATGGTCAAGAGAAGATGTGCCCGCtgatgttgttgatattccaTCTAATGCACAACATTCAGAAGATACAATTATGGAAACATCGGAAGAGGAGGATGAGTTCGATGATACTGATTGGGATTGGATGGAGGAAAATGATTAG